One segment of Panicum virgatum strain AP13 chromosome 3K, P.virgatum_v5, whole genome shotgun sequence DNA contains the following:
- the LOC120700634 gene encoding F-box protein At5g49610-like, with the protein MVATLSGATAAATTQILNDDVLTEILLRLPPGAVRRFRAVCKAWHRTTTGPAFLAAYGRRCTVDDLIVVQRHGVSSTLLDTIPLLALDETRRRCLNVRYPEYTGPPEHCWRGYSLIGSCDGLLLFQRGFGIDYFIYSPATRQWSKLPRPPGTSILVCGFYLHGPSGEHRILYFTDDQHGSHYVSSLQVAGGGEARRLGPARAVIQYYATPPFRNLNCRGKLHWLYHPWVLFPDDVPGQVVHEDMILTFDTVAETFRRIPRPPRRRDDRTYEELSLLEMDGKLAMAAIYDGFMDLWVLEDYDNDESWARRLLVRLPPALRQATLAIKPGVEDQNVILLGDCRNYTLGLYHLMKKRMLKRIQLFTTDDDDQPGNFVPHTPLHILVFRDSLKRHSFLDSLGS; encoded by the coding sequence ATGGTCGCTACATTATCGGGAGCGACGGCGGCTGCCACCACCCAAATTCTAAACGACGACGTGCTGACGGAGATCCTGCTCCGCCTCCCGCCCGGAGCCGTCCGCCGCTTCCGTGCCGTCTGCAAGGCATGGCACCGCACCACCACCGGCcccgccttcctcgccgcctACGGCCGCCGCTGCACCGTCGACGATCTCATCGTCGTCCAGCGCCACGGCGTGAGCAGCACGCTGCTGGACACCATCCCCCTCCTCGCCCTCGACGAGACGAGGCGCCGGTGCCTCAACGTTAGGTACCCCGAGTACACGGGACCCCCGGAACACTGCTGGAGGGGCTACTCCTTGATCGGTTCTTGCGACGGGCTCCTGCTCTTCCAGAGAGGTTTTGGAATCGATTACTTCATCTACAGCCCGGCGACACGGCAATGGAGCAAGCTGCCTCGTCCGCCGGGCACCAGTATCCTGGTCTGCGGCTTCTACCTTCACGGGCCATCAGGCGAGCACCGGATCCTGTACTTCACCGACGACCAACACGGATCGCACTATGTTTCCTCGCTccaagtcgccggcggcggcgaggcccgccGACTGGGACCAGCGCGCGCGGTCATCCAATACTACGCCACGCCTCCCTTTCGTAACCTCAACTGTCGCGGCAAGCTCCACTGGCTGTATCATCCCTGGGTCCTGTTTCCAGACGATGTGCCTGGCCAAGTGGTGCACGAAGACATGATCTTAACGTTCGACACCGTGGCAGAGACGTTCCGACGGATACCTCGCCCGCCACGGAGGAGGGACGACCGCACCTACGAGGAGCTCAGCTTGCTGGAGATGGACGGGAAACTCGCCATGGCGGCCATTTACGATGGATTCATGGACCTCTGGGTGCTGGAGGACTACGACAACGACGAGAGCTGGGCGCGACGGCTCTTGGTCCGCTTGCCGCCAGCGCTGCGGCAGGCAACGCTGGCGATCAAGCCAGGTGTGGAGGATCAAAATGTGATTCTTTTGGGAGACTGCAGGAACTACACGCTGGGACTGtaccatctgatgaagaaaaggaTGTTGAAGCGAATCCAATTATTTActactgatgatgatgatcagcCAGGGAATTTTGTTCCTCACACCCCGCTGCATATTCTTGTGTTCCGTGATAGCCTTAAGCGTCACTCGTTCCTCGACTCTCTAGGATCCTAA